The proteins below come from a single Triticum aestivum cultivar Chinese Spring chromosome 5D, IWGSC CS RefSeq v2.1, whole genome shotgun sequence genomic window:
- the LOC123123457 gene encoding phenylacetaldehyde reductase: protein MATGVGEARGETVLVTGASGFIGSWTVRLLLARGYDVHAAVLNPDDKAETEHLLALAGGDEGRVRFFPCDLLDGAAMLAAARGCSGVFHLASPCTVDRVLDPQKELVVPAVEGTLNVLRAAKEAGGVRRVVVTSSVSAVVPSPGWPAGEVLDERCWTDIDYCDKNGVWYPASKTLAEKAAWKFAEENGLDVVVVNPGTVLGPMIPPRINASMAMFLRLLEGCTEEYKDFFIGPVHVEDVALAHITLFENPSASGRHLCVEPICHWSDFASKVAELYPNYKVPKFPEDTQPGLVRAETVPKKLMALGLQFTPLEKIIRDAVESLRSRGCIA from the exons ATGGCGACAGGAGTTGGGGAGGCCAGGGGGGAGACGGTGCTGGTCACCGGCGCCAGCGGCTTCATCGGCTCCTGGACcgtgcgcctcctcctcgcccgcggCTACGACGTCCACGCCGCCGTCCTCAACCCCG ATGACAAGGCCGAGACGGAGCACCTCCTGGCGCTCGCCGGCGGCGACGAGGGCCGCGTCCGCTTCTTCCCGTGCGACCTCCTCGACGGCGCCGCCATGCTCGCCGCCGCGCGCGGCTGCTCCGGCGTCTTCCACCTCGCCTCGCCCTGCACCGTCGACCGCGTCCTCGACCCCCAG AAGGAGCTGGTGGTGCCGGCCGTGGAGGGGACGCTCAACGTGCTGCGCGCCGCCAAGGAGGCCGGGGGCGTGCGCCGGGTGGTGGTGACCTCGTCCGTCTCCGCCGTCGTGCCCAGCCCCGGGTGGCCCGCCGGCGAGGTCCTCGACGAGCGCTGCTGGACCGACATCGACTACTGCGACAAGAACGGG GTTTGGTACCCTGCTTCAAAGACACTGGCTGAGAAGGCAGCATGGAAGTTTGCAGAGGAGAATGGACTGGATGTGGTTGTGGTCAATCCAGGGACTGTTTTGGGCCCGATGATTCCGCCGAGGATCAATGCTAGCATGGCCATGTTTCTTCGCTTGCTTGAAG GCTGCACAGAGGAGTATAAGGATTTCTTCATCGGGCCAGTCCACGTGGAAGACGTCGCATTAGCCCATATCACGCTGTTCGAGAACCCGTCTGCATCCGGGAGGCACCTCTGCGTGGAGCCCATCTGTCACTGGAGCGATTTCGCGTCGAAAGTCGCCGAGCTCTACCCCAACTACAAGGTCCCCAA GTTCCCCGAGGACACGCAGCCGGGGCTGGTGAGAGCGGAGACGGTGCCGAAGAAGCTGATGGCGCTGGGCCTGCAGTTCACTCCGTTGGAGAAGATCATCAGGGACGCCGTGGAGAGCCTCCGGAGCAGAGGATGCATCGCCTGA
- the LOC123123458 gene encoding meiosis-specific protein PAIR2 isoform X1: MVLENGGDDVIGGGGGGGEGRGEVVHRQRRITLPSGILLADAIPLGEHEKQTRSLLRIAVYNISYIRSLFPEKYFSDKSALAVEMKLKNLMHMDADPKRLIHWMKKVSLSYPNSNGEEVAMNMSRTGSKKNSATFKSNAAEVTPDQMRTLVRTLDSMTEKEMVEDVLEKLLNDDLLSRASKDGYAAIKISDPGTAYMKAEVTMHNVSPTDGAKIGSGYLKCMKVKEPILQYQAPQVPVH, encoded by the exons ATGGTTCTGGAAAACGGCGGCGATGACGTcatcggcggcggaggaggaggaggagaggggcgtgGAGAAGTGGTGCACCGCCAGCGCCGAATCACCCTGCCATCGGGTATCCTGCTCGCCGACGCTATCCCTCTCGGCGAGCACGAGAAGCAG ACAAGGAGCTTGCTCCGGATTGCTGTATACAACATCAGCTACATCAGAAGCCTATTCCCTGAGAAGTACTTCAGTGATAAGTCTGCGCTGGCAGTAG AGATGAAGCTTAAGAACCTGATGCATATGGATGCTGACCCCAAGAGACTGATTCATTGGATGAAGAAAG TCTCACTCAGCTATCCCAACTCAAATGGGGAGGAAGTTGCAATGAACATGAGTCGCACAGGGAGCAAAAAGAATAGTGCCACATTCAAGTCAAATGCAGCAGAAGTCACTCCTGATCAGATGAG AACGCTGGTGAGAACCTTGGACAGCATGACAGAAAAG GAAATGGTGGAAG ATGTTTTGGAGAAGCTGCTGAATGATGATCTACTCTCCAGGGCAAGCAAGGATGGTTATGCTGCTATCAAG ATTTCTGATCCCGGAACAGCCTACATGAAGGCAGAGGTCACCATGCACAATGTTTCACCTACCGACGGAGCCAAAATCGGCAGTGGATATCTGAAGTGTATGAAG GTCAAGGAACCGATCCTCCAGTATCAAGCCCCACAGGTCCCAGTCCACTGA
- the LOC123123458 gene encoding meiosis-specific protein PAIR2 isoform X2 — protein MVLENGGDDVIGGGGGGGEGRGEVVHRQRRITLPSGILLADAIPLGEHEKQTRSLLRIAVYNISYIRSLFPEKYFSDKSALAVEMKLKNLMHMDADPKRLIHWMKKVSLSYPNSNGEEVAMNMSRTGSKKNSATFKSNAAEVTPDQMRTLVRTLDSMTEKEMVEDVLEKLLNDDLLSRASKDGYAAIKPT, from the exons ATGGTTCTGGAAAACGGCGGCGATGACGTcatcggcggcggaggaggaggaggagaggggcgtgGAGAAGTGGTGCACCGCCAGCGCCGAATCACCCTGCCATCGGGTATCCTGCTCGCCGACGCTATCCCTCTCGGCGAGCACGAGAAGCAG ACAAGGAGCTTGCTCCGGATTGCTGTATACAACATCAGCTACATCAGAAGCCTATTCCCTGAGAAGTACTTCAGTGATAAGTCTGCGCTGGCAGTAG AGATGAAGCTTAAGAACCTGATGCATATGGATGCTGACCCCAAGAGACTGATTCATTGGATGAAGAAAG TCTCACTCAGCTATCCCAACTCAAATGGGGAGGAAGTTGCAATGAACATGAGTCGCACAGGGAGCAAAAAGAATAGTGCCACATTCAAGTCAAATGCAGCAGAAGTCACTCCTGATCAGATGAG AACGCTGGTGAGAACCTTGGACAGCATGACAGAAAAG GAAATGGTGGAAG ATGTTTTGGAGAAGCTGCTGAATGATGATCTACTCTCCAGGGCAAGCAAGGATGGTTATGCTGCTATCAAG CCTACATGA